One Phaseolus vulgaris cultivar G19833 chromosome 11, P. vulgaris v2.0, whole genome shotgun sequence genomic window carries:
- the LOC137821912 gene encoding scarecrow-like protein 3 isoform X1: MGFMWQQEEGSSSVTSSPLQLFSMMSLSPSLGSPNNLLLREMKSEERGLYLIHLLLTCANHVAAGNLENANTTLEQISLLASPDGDTMQRIAAYFMESLADRILKTWPGIHRALNSTRVTMLSEEILVQKLFFELFPFLKVAYVLTNQAIIEAMEGEKVIHVIDLNAAEAAQWIALLQVLSARPEGPPHLRITGIHQKKEILDQVAHRLTEEAEKLDIPFQFNPVVSKLENLDFDKLRVKTGEALAISSILQLHSLLAWDDEALKRKSPRLLKGSSGIHLQRVLPLSQSTLGDMLEKDMVNGYTASPDSTSSSPASLTTSNSMNMESFLSALWGLSPKVMVVTEQDCNHNGPTLMDRLLEALYSYAALFDCLESTVSRTSLERLRVEKMIFGEEIKNIIACEGTERKERHEKLEKWFQRFDQAGFGNVPLSYYGMLQARRFIQSYGCEGYRMRDENGCVLICWQDRPMFSISAWRSRK; this comes from the coding sequence ATGGGATTTATGTGGCAACAAGAAGAAGGGTCGTCTTCTGTAACTTCTTCACCCCTGCAGCTCTTCTCCATGATGTCACTTTCACCTAGCTTAGGTTCTCCCAACAATCTCTTGCTTAGAGAAATGAAATCCGAGGAAAGGGGTTTGTACTTGATCCATTTGCTGCTCACCTGTGCAAATCACGTAGCTGCTGGTAATCTTGAAAATGCAAACACCACACTAGAGCAAATTTCCCTGCTTGCTTCCCCTGATGGGGATACTATGCAGCGAATCGCTGCTTactttatggaatcacttgcaGATCGGATTCTGAAAACATGGCCTGGGATCCACAGAGCCCTCAACTCAACTAGAGTGACTATGCTATCTGAAGAAATTCTTGTTCAGAAGCTCTTCTTTGAGCTTTTCCCTTTCTTAAAGGTGGCATATGTTCTCACAAATCAGGCCATCATTGAGGCCATGGAGGGGGAGAAAGTGATTCATGTAATTGATCTCAATGCTGCTGAAGCTGCTCAGTGGAttgctctcctccaagtttTGAGTGCACGTCCCGAAGGCCCTCCTCATTTGAGAATCACAGGGATTCATCAGAAAAAGGAGATTCTGGATCAGGTAGCTCACAGACTAACCGAAGAAGCAGAAAAGTTGGATATACCATTCCAATTCAACCCTGTGGTCAGCAAACTAGAAAATCTTGATTTTGACAAACTTCGTGTGAAAACTGGGGAGGCATTAGCAATAAGTTCCATACTCCAATTACATTCCCTTTTGGCCTGGGATGATGAAGCCTTAAAGAGAAAATCTCCCCGTCTGTTAAAAGGCTCAAGCGGAATTCACCTGCAAAGAGTCCTGCCACTGAGCCAAAGCACATTGGGTGATATGCTTGAGAAAGATATGGTCAATGGCTACACCGCAAGTCCTGACTCAACCTCCTCATCACCAGCTTCTTTAACTACTTCCAATTCAATGAATATGGAGAGCTTTCTCAGTGCCTTATGGGGTTTATCACCAAAGGTCATGGTTGTGACAGAGCAAGACTGTAACCATAATGGTCCAACACTGATGGATAGGCTACTTGAAGCACTATATTCTTATGCAGCATTGTTTGATTGTTTGGAATCCACTGTCTCTAGAACATCATTGGAGAGATTAAGGGTGGAGAAGATGATTTTTGGGGAGGAAATAAAGAACATTATTGCTTGTGAGGGGACTGAAAGAAAGGAGAGACATGAAAAGCTTGAGAAGTGGTTCCAGAGATTTGATCAAGCTGGGTTCGGTAATGTGCCTTTGAGCTACTATGGTATGTTGCAAGCAAGGAGGTTCATCCAGAGCTATGGTTGTGAAGGATATAGAATGAGGGATGAAAATGGCTGTGTATTAATTTGCTGGCAGGATCGGCCAATGTTTTCAATATCAGCTTGGAGATCAAGGAAGTAA
- the LOC137821912 gene encoding scarecrow-like protein 3 isoform X2: MMSLSPSLGSPNNLLLREMKSEERGLYLIHLLLTCANHVAAGNLENANTTLEQISLLASPDGDTMQRIAAYFMESLADRILKTWPGIHRALNSTRVTMLSEEILVQKLFFELFPFLKVAYVLTNQAIIEAMEGEKVIHVIDLNAAEAAQWIALLQVLSARPEGPPHLRITGIHQKKEILDQVAHRLTEEAEKLDIPFQFNPVVSKLENLDFDKLRVKTGEALAISSILQLHSLLAWDDEALKRKSPRLLKGSSGIHLQRVLPLSQSTLGDMLEKDMVNGYTASPDSTSSSPASLTTSNSMNMESFLSALWGLSPKVMVVTEQDCNHNGPTLMDRLLEALYSYAALFDCLESTVSRTSLERLRVEKMIFGEEIKNIIACEGTERKERHEKLEKWFQRFDQAGFGNVPLSYYGMLQARRFIQSYGCEGYRMRDENGCVLICWQDRPMFSISAWRSRK, encoded by the coding sequence ATGATGTCACTTTCACCTAGCTTAGGTTCTCCCAACAATCTCTTGCTTAGAGAAATGAAATCCGAGGAAAGGGGTTTGTACTTGATCCATTTGCTGCTCACCTGTGCAAATCACGTAGCTGCTGGTAATCTTGAAAATGCAAACACCACACTAGAGCAAATTTCCCTGCTTGCTTCCCCTGATGGGGATACTATGCAGCGAATCGCTGCTTactttatggaatcacttgcaGATCGGATTCTGAAAACATGGCCTGGGATCCACAGAGCCCTCAACTCAACTAGAGTGACTATGCTATCTGAAGAAATTCTTGTTCAGAAGCTCTTCTTTGAGCTTTTCCCTTTCTTAAAGGTGGCATATGTTCTCACAAATCAGGCCATCATTGAGGCCATGGAGGGGGAGAAAGTGATTCATGTAATTGATCTCAATGCTGCTGAAGCTGCTCAGTGGAttgctctcctccaagtttTGAGTGCACGTCCCGAAGGCCCTCCTCATTTGAGAATCACAGGGATTCATCAGAAAAAGGAGATTCTGGATCAGGTAGCTCACAGACTAACCGAAGAAGCAGAAAAGTTGGATATACCATTCCAATTCAACCCTGTGGTCAGCAAACTAGAAAATCTTGATTTTGACAAACTTCGTGTGAAAACTGGGGAGGCATTAGCAATAAGTTCCATACTCCAATTACATTCCCTTTTGGCCTGGGATGATGAAGCCTTAAAGAGAAAATCTCCCCGTCTGTTAAAAGGCTCAAGCGGAATTCACCTGCAAAGAGTCCTGCCACTGAGCCAAAGCACATTGGGTGATATGCTTGAGAAAGATATGGTCAATGGCTACACCGCAAGTCCTGACTCAACCTCCTCATCACCAGCTTCTTTAACTACTTCCAATTCAATGAATATGGAGAGCTTTCTCAGTGCCTTATGGGGTTTATCACCAAAGGTCATGGTTGTGACAGAGCAAGACTGTAACCATAATGGTCCAACACTGATGGATAGGCTACTTGAAGCACTATATTCTTATGCAGCATTGTTTGATTGTTTGGAATCCACTGTCTCTAGAACATCATTGGAGAGATTAAGGGTGGAGAAGATGATTTTTGGGGAGGAAATAAAGAACATTATTGCTTGTGAGGGGACTGAAAGAAAGGAGAGACATGAAAAGCTTGAGAAGTGGTTCCAGAGATTTGATCAAGCTGGGTTCGGTAATGTGCCTTTGAGCTACTATGGTATGTTGCAAGCAAGGAGGTTCATCCAGAGCTATGGTTGTGAAGGATATAGAATGAGGGATGAAAATGGCTGTGTATTAATTTGCTGGCAGGATCGGCCAATGTTTTCAATATCAGCTTGGAGATCAAGGAAGTAA